A part of Bartonella quintana genomic DNA contains:
- the pyk gene encoding pyruvate kinase → MKRARKVKIVATLGPSSFSISMIEKLFMAGADVFRLNMSHTDRKTMCDLVKRIRKVEKTVRRPIGILVDLQGPKLRVGCFVKGQEDLRVGQKFTLDDRDVLGDVQRVFFPHSEVLAAVKPGDRLLIDDGRLELCAEVCYGHSVQCRVVAGTHISDRKGVSLPDTVLPFCPMTPKDKADLQAVLEQSVDWVALSFIQRPEDIISVRQLTKSKVSLMAKIEKPQALAHREEIIDVSDGIMIARGDLGVEVPLERIPAIQMELIKACRLAGKPVVVATQMLESMITSSVPTRAEVSDVATAVYAGTDAVMLSAESASGLYPEEAVLMMDRIAQQIEQDRTYTAIVDAQHPAPESTGTDAISLAARQIAETLQLAAIVAYTASGTTGVRTSRERPNIPIIALSPIVKTARRLALVWGLHCVVTEDARDLEDMVDRAAAIAFQEGFCQGGDRFLVTAGVPLGKPGSTNLLRIASVSQDGTKGV, encoded by the coding sequence GTGAAGCGTGCGCGTAAAGTAAAAATTGTTGCTACTCTTGGCCCTTCTTCTTTTTCCATTTCGATGATTGAGAAGCTTTTTATGGCGGGAGCAGATGTTTTTCGTCTTAATATGAGCCACACAGATCGTAAAACAATGTGTGATTTGGTGAAGCGAATCCGGAAGGTCGAAAAAACCGTTCGCCGACCAATCGGTATTTTAGTGGATCTCCAGGGACCTAAGTTGCGTGTCGGCTGTTTTGTTAAAGGACAAGAGGATTTACGTGTTGGGCAAAAATTTACATTGGATGATCGTGATGTTCTTGGTGATGTACAGCGTGTTTTTTTTCCGCACAGCGAGGTGTTAGCGGCTGTTAAACCCGGTGATCGGTTATTGATTGATGATGGGAGGCTAGAATTATGCGCTGAAGTGTGTTACGGTCATTCTGTTCAGTGTCGTGTGGTTGCTGGAACCCATATTTCTGATCGAAAAGGGGTTAGTCTTCCCGATACGGTTTTGCCTTTTTGTCCAATGACGCCAAAGGATAAGGCTGATCTTCAGGCAGTTTTGGAACAGTCTGTTGATTGGGTTGCTCTTTCTTTTATCCAGCGGCCGGAAGATATTATATCAGTGCGCCAGTTGACAAAAAGCAAAGTGTCTTTGATGGCTAAGATCGAAAAGCCTCAAGCTTTGGCGCATAGAGAAGAAATTATTGATGTTTCCGATGGTATTATGATTGCACGGGGAGATCTCGGAGTGGAAGTACCGTTGGAGAGGATTCCAGCCATTCAGATGGAACTTATAAAAGCTTGTCGTTTAGCGGGGAAACCTGTCGTTGTGGCTACGCAAATGCTCGAATCAATGATTACATCATCTGTTCCGACACGGGCAGAAGTTTCTGATGTCGCTACAGCAGTTTATGCGGGAACTGATGCTGTAATGTTGTCTGCTGAATCAGCATCTGGTCTTTATCCTGAAGAAGCCGTGCTGATGATGGACCGAATCGCCCAGCAAATTGAACAAGATCGCACTTATACCGCTATAGTTGATGCACAACACCCTGCGCCAGAGTCAACAGGAACAGATGCAATTTCTCTTGCAGCGCGTCAGATCGCCGAAACGCTTCAATTGGCAGCCATCGTTGCTTATACTGCTTCAGGCACAACGGGTGTGCGCACATCTCGTGAGCGTCCGAACATACCCATTATTGCTTTATCGCCGATCGTGAAAACAGCACGGCGACTGGCTTTGGTTTGGGGGCTTCATTGTGTGGTTACCGAAGATGCTCGGGATTTGGAGGATATGGTTGATCGTGCAGCGGCGATCGCTTTTCAAGAAGGCTTTTGCCAAGGAGGAGATCGATTCCTTGTGACAGCTGGCGTCCCGCTTGGAAAACCTGGCTCTACGAATTTACTGCGCATCGCTTCTGTTTCTCAAGATGGAACAAAGGGCGTTTGA
- a CDS encoding DUF1036 domain-containing protein translates to MFCFNGLRHKGGFVVARKQTGVFQRGLGVFLVSVLLLFPLVNFAKADFRVCNTTQQPVGVALGYRTLSGWVSEGWWTVPVTGCKTLIEGPLSSRFYYFYAEGAQKKGSWLGSVTMCVQDSQFTIQGVHDCFPRGYQKAEFKEIDTGNQTSWMVQLTDTSLFNDSVVQPPILSGDSSP, encoded by the coding sequence ATGTTTTGTTTTAATGGTTTACGTCATAAAGGCGGTTTTGTGGTTGCCAGAAAACAGACAGGGGTGTTTCAGAGAGGACTTGGGGTTTTTCTCGTGAGTGTTTTACTCTTGTTCCCACTTGTTAATTTTGCAAAAGCTGATTTCCGGGTTTGTAATACGACTCAACAGCCTGTTGGCGTCGCCCTTGGTTATCGTACGCTTTCAGGTTGGGTAAGTGAAGGATGGTGGACGGTGCCAGTTACAGGGTGTAAAACCTTGATCGAGGGGCCTCTTTCTTCGCGGTTTTATTATTTTTATGCAGAGGGTGCACAGAAAAAAGGGAGCTGGCTAGGTTCGGTGACCATGTGTGTGCAAGACAGCCAATTTACCATTCAAGGGGTTCATGATTGTTTTCCTCGTGGGTATCAAAAGGCTGAGTTTAAAGAGATTGATACAGGCAATCAAACCAGTTGGATGGTTCAGTTGACGGATACGTCTTTGTTCAACGATTCGGTTGTCCAGCCTCCCATTCTTTCAGGAGATTCTTCACCGTGA
- a CDS encoding DUF2312 domain-containing protein — MNTVTDQTHSISVNQLRAFIERIERLEEEKKTISDDIKEVYAELKGSGFDSKAVRSIIRLRKKEEHERMEEEAVIQLYKNALGMS, encoded by the coding sequence ATGAACACAGTAACCGATCAAACACATTCTATATCCGTAAACCAACTGCGTGCTTTTATCGAACGCATTGAACGGCTAGAAGAAGAGAAAAAAACTATTTCTGATGATATTAAAGAGGTTTATGCCGAACTTAAAGGCTCTGGTTTTGATAGTAAAGCTGTTCGGAGCATTATACGGTTGCGCAAAAAAGAAGAACATGAACGAATGGAAGAAGAAGCGGTTATCCAACTCTATAAAAATGCGCTCGGCATGAGTTAA
- a CDS encoding ABC-F family ATP-binding cassette domain-containing protein: MAVPLLRLDRIFLAFGKTPLLNQACLSVEQGARIALVGRNGCGKSTLLKIAAGMIEPSEGEIFCHPRVTVRYVSQNPDCSGFEDVHAYVEAGRDNAPDAQWLNTLRTNLGFSGTEKLATLSGGEKRRLSLLRAIAAKPDVLLLDEPTNHLDLPTIEWLERTLCSLRSAVVAISHDRRFLENVTRSTVWIDRGTTKRVEKPFLEFENWRDKVLEEEALNQHKLARQIAREEQWLRYGVTARRKRNVRRLDALKELRQHRQTYKNPPGNVLFTTAKSHDSGQLVLEAKRISKSYGDRILVKDLSLRVQRGDRIGLVGPNGIGKTTLLSVLIGQESADVGTVKHGYNLSMALLDQQRIFNKEETLAQYLTGGRGDTLVINGQERHLVSYMKDFLFLPEQARTPLKELSGGERARLMLARLLAQPANFLILDEPTNDLDMETLDLLQEFIADFTGTVLLVSHDRDFLDRTVTHTLAPQGDGHWILYAGGYSDMIAQTRQAALLQHKEFSQRKELPKPRMRSQTKHQSSPEKTTLRKLSYKQVYALEKLPAQIAVLQNEIKKIEQELSDPTLYCCNKARFERLSVELEEKKNSCAQKEDEWLELELLREEREKQTHLH; the protein is encoded by the coding sequence ATGGCGGTACCGCTGCTGCGGCTTGATCGTATTTTCCTAGCCTTTGGAAAAACGCCCTTGCTCAACCAAGCTTGTTTATCGGTTGAGCAAGGTGCCCGTATCGCTCTGGTGGGCCGTAATGGTTGTGGAAAATCGACGCTGTTAAAAATTGCCGCTGGAATGATAGAACCAAGTGAAGGGGAGATTTTTTGCCATCCTCGGGTTACTGTTCGTTATGTATCACAAAACCCCGATTGTTCAGGCTTTGAAGATGTTCACGCTTACGTGGAAGCTGGTCGGGACAATGCACCTGATGCGCAGTGGCTAAATACACTTCGCACAAATCTTGGTTTTTCAGGAACCGAAAAGTTGGCAACCCTTTCAGGGGGTGAAAAGCGACGCCTTTCATTATTAAGGGCGATTGCCGCAAAACCCGATGTTCTTCTTTTGGATGAACCAACCAATCATCTTGATTTACCAACTATTGAATGGCTCGAAAGGACTTTATGTTCTTTACGGTCGGCCGTTGTGGCTATTTCACATGATCGACGATTTTTAGAAAATGTGACGCGCTCAACAGTATGGATTGATCGGGGCACCACCAAAAGAGTAGAAAAGCCTTTCTTGGAGTTTGAAAATTGGCGCGATAAGGTCCTTGAAGAGGAAGCTTTAAATCAACACAAATTGGCTCGACAGATTGCGCGGGAAGAACAATGGTTGCGCTATGGGGTGACAGCGCGGCGCAAACGGAATGTGCGGCGTTTGGATGCGTTAAAAGAACTACGGCAGCATCGTCAAACCTATAAAAATCCACCTGGAAATGTTCTCTTCACAACTGCGAAAAGTCACGATTCTGGTCAATTGGTGCTTGAAGCAAAGCGGATTTCAAAATCTTATGGCGATCGCATTCTTGTAAAAGATTTATCTTTGCGCGTTCAACGTGGTGATAGGATCGGTCTGGTTGGGCCAAATGGTATAGGAAAAACAACATTGTTGTCTGTTCTGATTGGCCAAGAATCGGCCGATGTTGGAACGGTGAAGCATGGATATAATCTTTCCATGGCATTGCTTGATCAACAGCGCATTTTCAATAAAGAAGAAACTTTAGCACAGTATTTAACGGGTGGTAGGGGTGATACGCTTGTGATCAATGGGCAAGAGCGGCATCTCGTTTCTTATATGAAAGACTTTTTATTTTTGCCCGAACAAGCCCGCACACCACTCAAAGAATTATCAGGGGGAGAAAGAGCTCGTCTCATGCTTGCTCGGCTTCTTGCACAACCTGCAAACTTTTTGATTCTTGATGAACCGACCAATGATTTGGATATGGAGACATTAGATTTGTTGCAAGAATTTATTGCCGATTTTACTGGGACAGTGTTGTTGGTGAGCCATGACAGGGATTTCTTAGATCGAACGGTGACCCATACGTTGGCACCTCAAGGTGATGGTCATTGGATTTTGTATGCGGGCGGTTATAGTGATATGATAGCACAAACCAGGCAAGCTGCATTGTTACAGCATAAAGAATTTTCGCAGCGTAAAGAGCTGCCAAAGCCTCGTATGCGAAGTCAGACAAAACATCAATCCTCACCAGAAAAAACAACATTGCGTAAATTGTCTTACAAACAGGTTTATGCACTTGAAAAACTGCCTGCACAAATCGCTGTTCTGCAAAACGAAATTAAAAAAATTGAACAAGAACTCTCTGATCCTACGTTGTATTGTTGCAATAAAGCGCGTTTCGAGCGTTTATCGGTAGAACTGGAAGAAAAGAAAAATTCTTGTGCGCAAAAAGAAGATGAATGGTTAGAACTTGAACTTTTACGCGAAGAAAGAGAGAAGCAAACCCACCTACATTAA
- a CDS encoding thiamine diphosphokinase — protein sequence MTTFTILLNGDIFITDRLRKQIHKSRVIAADGGIRHAGALNVIPELWLGDFDSSDQALICEYGDVPREVFPTDKDMTDSALACERALQKGAKKLILCGAFGGERNDHSLSHMTQALMMEEKGISVLLTSGREEGWPVLPKPFSCDLPAGCLFSIIGFSDLKGLTLSGVKWPICGKNVSFGSSLTLSNRIYGTFSCHLCSGKAILLASVPIP from the coding sequence ATGACAACATTTACAATATTGTTAAATGGAGATATTTTTATCACCGATCGTTTGCGTAAGCAAATTCATAAGAGCCGAGTGATTGCGGCCGATGGTGGAATACGGCATGCTGGAGCGCTGAATGTGATCCCTGAGTTGTGGTTGGGGGATTTCGATTCCTCTGATCAAGCTTTAATATGCGAATATGGGGATGTTCCCCGTGAAGTTTTTCCCACTGATAAAGATATGACCGATAGTGCACTGGCATGTGAGAGAGCTCTACAAAAGGGTGCCAAAAAGCTTATTTTGTGTGGTGCTTTTGGAGGTGAAAGAAACGATCATAGCCTTTCTCATATGACGCAAGCACTGATGATGGAAGAAAAAGGCATTTCAGTTTTATTGACCAGCGGTCGTGAAGAAGGGTGGCCGGTTTTGCCAAAGCCTTTTTCGTGTGATTTGCCTGCTGGGTGTTTGTTTAGTATCATCGGTTTTTCTGATTTAAAAGGATTAACCCTTTCAGGTGTGAAATGGCCTATTTGTGGTAAAAATGTGTCATTTGGCTCTTCTTTAACACTTTCTAACCGTATTTATGGAACCTTCTCTTGTCATTTATGTTCTGGAAAAGCTATATTGTTGGCATCTGTACCTATTCCATAA
- a CDS encoding M48 family metalloprotease — MRQHLRILQIHGGAYYDPKLERMLANIVRKLTVGSQNSHQSYSITILNSQNVNAFALPNGSIYITRGMLALANDSSEVAAILSHEIAHITANHGILRLQKEAELKMTERMSQNLFSHAGKKLQKTIEDKQQLAQFSRNQELQADSIALEMLNQAGFDPFASPRFLQSLEAYSIFRNISGTTSNSLDFLATHPTTPQRIQLAIEKARKISATNIGNTDRDSFLKSIDGMIFGGNFYTGFVRENQFIHPQLRVTFSVPNNFTIENSMHTVWASGPSKIAIRFDAVPLPANMSASDYLKSGWIAGLDESSVHPITLQDLPAARARATNEQWQFDVAVILFNNHIFRFLTAAPHHSQNFEAVAKRTVQSFHSLSTSQLNKLKPLRIRVVRVKEGENVVSLANKMQNTPHKEKFFRILNGLSPTQTLHTGTAVKIITQ; from the coding sequence GTGAGACAACACCTCCGTATTTTGCAAATCCATGGTGGTGCATATTATGATCCAAAACTTGAACGCATGTTAGCAAATATTGTGCGTAAACTCACTGTTGGATCACAAAATTCTCACCAAAGCTATTCTATAACAATTTTAAACTCGCAGAATGTCAATGCATTTGCTCTCCCCAATGGCTCTATCTACATAACGCGCGGCATGCTCGCATTGGCCAATGATTCTTCAGAAGTTGCAGCAATTTTATCCCATGAAATAGCCCATATCACTGCCAATCACGGCATTTTACGCCTGCAAAAAGAAGCGGAATTGAAGATGACAGAGCGCATGTCACAAAATCTTTTCTCCCACGCCGGAAAAAAACTTCAAAAAACCATTGAAGACAAGCAACAACTTGCACAATTTTCACGCAATCAGGAACTCCAAGCCGATTCAATTGCACTCGAAATGCTCAACCAAGCAGGATTTGATCCGTTTGCTTCTCCACGCTTTCTCCAATCACTGGAAGCGTATAGCATTTTTCGTAATATCTCAGGCACTACAAGTAATTCCTTAGATTTTCTAGCAACCCATCCAACCACCCCGCAACGAATTCAACTTGCTATAGAAAAAGCGCGTAAAATCAGTGCAACGAACATTGGAAACACTGACCGTGATTCTTTTCTCAAGAGCATTGATGGCATGATTTTTGGGGGGAACTTTTATACAGGTTTTGTGCGAGAAAACCAATTTATTCACCCGCAATTGCGCGTAACTTTTTCCGTTCCAAACAATTTTACAATAGAAAATTCAATGCACACTGTTTGGGCCAGTGGCCCCAGTAAAATTGCCATTCGTTTTGATGCAGTACCACTTCCTGCAAACATGTCTGCAAGCGATTATTTGAAGAGCGGATGGATTGCAGGACTGGATGAATCGTCAGTTCACCCAATTACGCTCCAAGATCTACCTGCAGCCCGTGCCCGTGCTACCAATGAACAATGGCAATTCGATGTGGCCGTCATTCTGTTCAACAATCACATCTTTCGCTTCCTCACCGCTGCCCCCCATCATTCTCAAAACTTTGAAGCTGTTGCCAAAAGAACGGTACAAAGTTTTCATTCCCTTTCAACATCACAGTTAAACAAGCTGAAACCTTTGAGAATCCGTGTTGTGCGCGTTAAAGAAGGAGAAAACGTTGTAAGCCTTGCGAATAAAATGCAAAATACACCACACAAAGAAAAATTCTTTCGCATTCTTAACGGACTCTCACCAACACAAACTTTACACACAGGTACAGCCGTTAAAATTATCACGCAGTAA
- a CDS encoding RNA polymerase factor sigma-32 — protein sequence MGNLSNAVYKSSKNYSDADKSLGRNMMRSAMQAPYLERQKEHDLALRWKDKRDDDAMHQIAAAHMRLVIAIANRFKRFKMPLGDLVQEGYVGLLEAAARFEPDREVRFSTYATWWIRASIQDYILRNWSIVRGGTSSSQKALFFNLRRLRAKLVQDDNALTKQDIFRTIAERLGVSVRDVETMDFRFSSSDNSLSVSVSENSDNPIAKMDALVDDSPLPDALIEQVIDSQRRTQWLHDALQSLNERELEIIRFRRLNEEGATLEVLGEKLGISKERVRQIEARALQKLRSALLMVNPADAYDL from the coding sequence ATGGGTAATCTTTCAAATGCTGTTTACAAAAGTAGCAAAAATTATAGCGATGCAGATAAAAGTTTGGGACGCAATATGATGCGTTCTGCAATGCAAGCGCCTTATCTTGAACGGCAAAAAGAGCATGATTTGGCTCTGCGATGGAAAGACAAACGCGATGATGATGCTATGCATCAAATTGCAGCCGCTCATATGCGTTTGGTGATTGCGATTGCTAACCGTTTTAAACGTTTCAAAATGCCATTGGGGGATTTGGTGCAAGAAGGCTATGTAGGGCTGTTGGAAGCGGCTGCGCGTTTCGAGCCTGATCGGGAGGTACGTTTTTCGACTTATGCTACATGGTGGATTCGTGCTTCTATTCAGGATTATATTTTACGAAATTGGTCAATCGTTCGAGGAGGAACCAGTTCTTCGCAAAAAGCGCTTTTCTTTAATCTTCGGCGATTGCGAGCAAAATTGGTCCAAGATGATAACGCTCTGACAAAACAAGATATCTTTCGCACAATCGCTGAAAGGCTTGGCGTTTCCGTTCGTGATGTTGAAACAATGGATTTCCGTTTTTCTAGCTCTGATAATTCATTAAGCGTTTCTGTGTCTGAAAACAGTGATAATCCGATTGCTAAAATGGATGCGCTTGTGGATGATAGTCCTCTTCCTGATGCTTTAATTGAGCAAGTGATTGACAGTCAACGGCGGACACAATGGCTTCATGATGCGTTACAAAGTCTCAATGAACGGGAACTTGAAATTATTCGTTTCCGTCGCTTAAATGAAGAAGGCGCTACTTTGGAAGTTTTGGGTGAAAAATTGGGAATTTCGAAAGAGCGCGTGCGCCAAATTGAAGCACGGGCTTTGCAAAAGCTGCGTTCTGCCCTCCTTATGGTTAATCCTGCAGATGCCTATGATCTGTAA
- the fdxA gene encoding ferredoxin FdxA, whose amino-acid sequence MAYVITDNCIHCKYTDCVEVCPVDCFYEGENMLVIHPDECIDCGVCEPECPAEAIKPDTEPGLEKWLELNLHYATKWPNLTTRKDPLPQAKEMDGVANKLEKYFSENPGSGE is encoded by the coding sequence TTGGCCTATGTAATAACTGACAATTGCATTCATTGCAAATATACTGATTGCGTTGAAGTGTGCCCCGTTGATTGTTTTTATGAAGGTGAAAATATGCTTGTCATTCATCCCGATGAATGTATCGATTGTGGTGTCTGTGAACCAGAATGCCCAGCGGAAGCCATTAAACCTGATACAGAGCCGGGGCTTGAAAAGTGGCTAGAGCTCAATCTCCATTATGCGACCAAATGGCCTAATTTAACCACCCGAAAAGACCCTCTTCCTCAAGCAAAAGAAATGGATGGCGTTGCGAATAAATTAGAAAAGTATTTTTCAGAAAATCCAGGAAGTGGTGAATAA
- a CDS encoding CarD family transcriptional regulator: MASQHRTSSNAKGFATSEYIVYPTHGVGQIIAIEDQEVAGHKLKLFVIHFAKDKMDVKVPIAKAISVGMRKLSAVDSVERALKILHGKARVKRTMWSRRAQEYDAKINSGDLICIAEVVRDLFRSNLQPEQSYSERQLYTAALDRMAREIAVINSLSETEAVNLIEMHLSNKPKCEFKTKSDETNADSKAVYAA; encoded by the coding sequence ATGGCATCCCAACATAGAACGTCCTCCAATGCTAAGGGATTTGCAACCTCTGAATATATCGTCTACCCTACCCATGGAGTAGGGCAGATTATAGCGATTGAAGATCAAGAAGTTGCAGGACATAAATTAAAACTTTTTGTTATTCATTTTGCTAAAGATAAAATGGATGTTAAAGTACCAATTGCAAAAGCTATTTCCGTTGGAATGCGCAAATTATCCGCTGTTGATTCCGTTGAACGAGCATTAAAAATCTTGCATGGGAAAGCGCGGGTTAAACGAACTATGTGGTCACGCCGTGCTCAAGAGTATGATGCTAAAATCAATTCAGGAGATCTTATCTGTATCGCTGAAGTAGTACGCGACCTTTTTCGTTCAAATCTACAACCTGAACAATCTTATTCTGAACGCCAACTCTATACTGCTGCACTTGACAGGATGGCACGCGAAATTGCTGTTATTAATAGTCTTTCTGAAACAGAAGCAGTCAATCTCATAGAAATGCATCTTTCCAACAAACCAAAGTGCGAATTTAAAACCAAGAGTGATGAAACAAATGCAGATAGCAAAGCTGTATATGCCGCATAA
- the rpmF gene encoding 50S ribosomal protein L32, with amino-acid sequence MAVPKRKTSPSKRGMRRSADALKAPTYIEDKNSGELRRPHHIDLKTGMYRGRSVLPPKD; translated from the coding sequence ATGGCTGTACCTAAACGAAAAACCTCTCCATCGAAGCGGGGTATGCGCCGTTCGGCTGATGCCCTTAAGGCGCCGACTTATATCGAGGATAAAAATTCTGGTGAGCTGCGTCGCCCTCATCACATTGATTTGAAAACCGGAATGTATCGCGGGCGCTCAGTTTTGCCCCCTAAGGACTGA
- a CDS encoding polyprenyl synthetase family protein has translation MYEFTTLLAKHAHSVERRLDTLLSDQVQNGEISRPEALIKAMRYGVLNGGKRLRPFLVIQSGALFDIPAEYCLDVASALECVHCYSLIHDDLPAMDNDTLRRGQPTVHIAFDEATAILAGNALLTFAFEIIAHKASTLPFETRIKLITALAQSAGLGGMIGGQMLDLEAEKKPQDSTISILTLQHMKTAALISFACQAGAIIGNASKELTEKLAAFGTYLGLAFQLTDDLLDITASTEILGKTAGKDETAQKATFVRLYGIQETQKKRDELIAKAEALLLPFGTKAKPLQQAAHFSATRKN, from the coding sequence ATGTATGAATTTACCACCCTTCTTGCAAAACACGCCCACAGTGTTGAAAGGCGACTTGACACACTATTAAGTGATCAAGTCCAAAATGGTGAAATTTCCCGTCCTGAGGCCTTAATAAAAGCCATGCGCTATGGTGTGTTGAATGGTGGAAAGCGTCTGCGTCCTTTTCTTGTTATTCAAAGTGGTGCACTCTTTGATATCCCTGCTGAATACTGTCTCGACGTCGCAAGTGCTTTAGAATGTGTCCACTGTTATTCGCTCATTCATGATGATCTTCCCGCCATGGATAACGACACACTCCGACGTGGACAACCCACTGTCCACATAGCATTTGATGAAGCCACAGCAATTCTGGCAGGCAACGCCCTCTTGACTTTTGCTTTTGAAATCATTGCTCATAAAGCCAGTACACTCCCCTTTGAAACCAGAATCAAACTGATCACAGCTCTTGCACAATCAGCAGGACTTGGCGGCATGATAGGCGGACAAATGCTTGACCTAGAAGCAGAAAAAAAACCACAAGATAGCACCATCAGTATTCTGACTCTCCAACACATGAAAACAGCCGCTCTTATAAGCTTTGCTTGCCAAGCAGGAGCGATCATCGGCAACGCTTCCAAAGAATTAACCGAAAAACTTGCTGCTTTTGGAACCTATCTTGGTTTAGCGTTTCAATTGACAGACGATCTTCTTGATATCACCGCCAGCACTGAAATCCTAGGGAAAACCGCTGGTAAAGATGAAACGGCACAAAAAGCCACTTTTGTTCGTCTTTATGGTATTCAAGAAACACAAAAAAAACGAGATGAACTCATCGCTAAAGCAGAAGCGCTTCTGCTGCCTTTTGGCACCAAAGCAAAACCACTCCAACAAGCAGCCCATTTTAGTGCAACACGCAAAAATTAA